From Streptomyces durmitorensis, a single genomic window includes:
- a CDS encoding ANTAR domain-containing protein: MKPTSRSSRIRVLVAEQAARRGARVGVVDVCIAAVASLPVGGAGVSAMFRTGASHPLCSTDDISEQLEELQLTLGEGPCVDAFTRGAAVLTSDLRTGELQDCWPVFSDAALEAGARAVFALPLQIGAISPGVLDLYAQVPVRLDTEELADALAFADLATLVLLDARIDETGASGKGHTEDLGGYRAEISQATGMLTVQLGVGIEEAFVRLRAHAYAHGHRLTVVSADVVARRLRFSPDAEPTRNDEDT, translated from the coding sequence ATGAAACCCACCAGCCGGTCGTCCCGAATCCGCGTGCTGGTCGCCGAGCAGGCGGCCCGGCGTGGTGCCCGGGTCGGGGTGGTAGACGTCTGCATCGCGGCGGTGGCCTCACTGCCGGTCGGCGGGGCCGGGGTGTCGGCGATGTTCCGGACCGGGGCGAGTCATCCCCTGTGCAGCACCGATGACATCAGTGAGCAGTTGGAAGAGCTGCAGCTCACGCTGGGCGAGGGGCCGTGTGTGGATGCCTTCACGCGCGGTGCGGCCGTCCTGACGTCCGACCTGAGGACCGGTGAACTACAGGACTGCTGGCCCGTATTCTCCGACGCGGCCCTGGAAGCCGGGGCACGCGCGGTCTTCGCGCTCCCTCTGCAGATAGGAGCGATCAGCCCGGGGGTTCTGGATCTGTACGCCCAGGTCCCGGTCCGGTTGGACACGGAGGAGCTGGCCGACGCACTGGCGTTCGCCGATCTCGCGACGCTGGTCCTGCTCGACGCCCGGATCGATGAAACGGGCGCATCAGGGAAGGGCCATACCGAGGACCTGGGCGGGTACCGCGCGGAGATCTCCCAGGCCACCGGCATGCTCACCGTCCAGCTCGGGGTCGGTATCGAGGAAGCCTTCGTGCGTCTGCGCGCCCATGCCTATGCCCACGGGCATCGGCTCACCGTCGTGTCCGCCGACGTGGTGGCCCGCCGTCTCCGCTTCTCCCCCGACGCGGAGCCGACCAGGAACGACGAGGACACATGA
- a CDS encoding GAF and ANTAR domain-containing protein, whose product MDERLLAKTFVELADTLVADFDLIDFLRLLTDRCVGMLGASAAGVLLADRDGELRVMAASDEQVRLLELFQLQNDEGPCLDCYRTGTPVAVPDLRTETARWPRFAARAQLHGFSAVQALPMRLRDEVVGALNLFRTAPGPFDPLGTPIAQALADVATISLLQQRTAQRTTVLNEQLQTALNSRVLIEQAKGKLAERQGIDMEQAFTALRSYARAHNRRLSDVARAFIDDTEPLADLVS is encoded by the coding sequence ATGGACGAGCGACTACTGGCCAAGACCTTCGTCGAGTTGGCGGACACCTTGGTCGCCGACTTCGACCTGATCGACTTCCTGCGCCTGCTGACCGACCGCTGCGTGGGAATGCTCGGCGCGAGCGCCGCCGGCGTCCTGCTCGCCGACCGCGACGGCGAACTGCGAGTGATGGCCGCCTCCGACGAACAGGTGCGCCTGCTGGAGCTCTTCCAGCTCCAGAACGACGAGGGCCCCTGCCTGGACTGCTACCGCACCGGAACGCCCGTAGCCGTCCCGGACCTGCGTACGGAGACCGCCCGCTGGCCCCGCTTCGCCGCCCGGGCCCAGCTTCACGGTTTCAGCGCGGTCCAGGCCCTGCCCATGCGGTTGCGGGACGAGGTCGTCGGCGCACTGAACCTCTTCCGTACCGCCCCCGGCCCCTTCGATCCGCTAGGCACGCCCATCGCCCAGGCTCTGGCCGACGTCGCCACCATCAGCCTCCTGCAACAGCGCACCGCCCAACGCACCACGGTCCTCAATGAACAGTTGCAGACCGCGCTGAACAGCCGGGTACTGATCGAACAGGCCAAGGGGAAACTCGCCGAACGCCAGGGCATCGACATGGAGCAGGCGTTCACCGCCCTGCGCAGCTATGCCCGCGCCCACAACCGCCGTCTCTCCGACGTGGCCCGCGCCTTCATCGACGACACCGAACCCCTCGCTGATCTGGTGTCCTGA
- a CDS encoding ArsR/SmtB family transcription factor, which produces MLTVASDIEVLARFGRALADPIRCRILLALRDAPAYPADLADALGVSRTRLSNHLACLRDCGLAVTVPDGRRTRYELADERLGHALDDLRTAVVAVETDRTCVDAETKGCC; this is translated from the coding sequence GTGCTGACTGTTGCCTCCGACATCGAGGTGCTGGCCCGCTTCGGCCGCGCACTCGCCGACCCGATCCGCTGCCGCATCCTGCTCGCCCTGCGGGATGCCCCGGCCTACCCGGCCGATCTTGCCGACGCGCTCGGCGTCTCCCGTACCCGGCTGTCGAACCACCTTGCCTGCCTGCGCGACTGCGGCCTGGCCGTCACAGTGCCCGACGGACGGCGCACCCGCTACGAACTGGCCGACGAACGGCTCGGGCACGCGCTGGACGACCTGCGCACCGCCGTGGTCGCCGTAGAGACCGACCGCACCTGCGTCGATGCCGAGACGAAGGGGTGCTGCTGA
- a CDS encoding cation transporter codes for MASISIGPSLARQDVLAKRIRLLVAATITYNVIEAVVAITAGTIASSTALIGFGLDSVIEVSSAAAVAWQFSARDHALREAREKTTLRIIAVSFLALAAYVGVDAVRALTGTGEAERSIPGIVIAALSLAVMPFLSAAQRRAGRELGSASAVADSKQTLLCTYLSAVLLVGLVLNATLGWSWADPIAGLVIAAIAVKEGRDAWQGKGCCAPPAAAAAPIANAEEDACGCHPGCDCCT; via the coding sequence ATGGCCTCCATATCCATCGGCCCCAGCCTTGCCCGGCAGGATGTTCTCGCGAAGCGGATACGCCTGCTGGTCGCTGCGACGATCACCTACAACGTCATCGAGGCCGTCGTCGCGATCACCGCAGGGACGATCGCCTCCTCCACCGCGCTGATCGGCTTCGGTCTGGACTCGGTCATCGAGGTCTCCTCGGCCGCCGCGGTCGCCTGGCAGTTCTCCGCCCGCGACCACGCCCTGCGCGAGGCCCGGGAGAAGACCACCCTGCGGATCATCGCGGTCTCCTTCCTCGCCCTCGCCGCCTACGTCGGCGTCGACGCCGTACGCGCCCTGACCGGCACCGGCGAGGCCGAGCGCTCCATACCCGGCATCGTCATCGCCGCCCTGTCCCTGGCGGTCATGCCGTTCCTGTCCGCCGCCCAACGCCGCGCCGGGCGCGAACTCGGCTCCGCCTCCGCCGTCGCCGACTCCAAGCAGACCCTCCTGTGCACCTACCTCTCCGCCGTCCTCCTGGTCGGCCTCGTCCTCAACGCCACCCTCGGCTGGTCCTGGGCCGACCCCATCGCCGGCCTTGTCATCGCCGCCATCGCCGTCAAGGAAGGCCGCGACGCCTGGCAGGGCAAGGGATGCTGCGCGCCCCCGGCCGCCGCTGCGGCGCCCATCGCCAACGCCGAAGAGGATGCATGTGGCTGCCACCCCGGATGCGACTGCTGCACCTGA
- a CDS encoding Chromate resistance protein ChrB, whose protein sequence is MTNAEQRIRWLLLVIKLPADPSRHRVAVWREPRKIGALSLGQGIWAVPEAPVFADGVQRALDLIDSAGGQGVTLRASGRSPEDASRFREMFTAARSADWAEFLADCGKFEAEIDEEVRIAKFTLAELEEEKQSLERLRRWHRDLTARDVFGAPEAAEAGTRLKQCTAICEDYAERSSARCTRVTRTPCEPSACRPLLPRCGPCARCTRRGSPPPSARTASPPTSAASPRTPSPRCWSWTVCPPWTTAPKCC, encoded by the coding sequence GTGACGAATGCTGAACAGCGCATACGGTGGCTGCTCCTGGTGATCAAGCTGCCTGCGGATCCGTCCCGGCACCGGGTGGCGGTGTGGCGGGAACCGCGCAAGATCGGAGCCCTCTCGCTGGGCCAGGGCATCTGGGCCGTGCCGGAGGCGCCGGTCTTCGCCGACGGCGTGCAGCGTGCTCTCGACCTCATCGACAGCGCGGGCGGGCAGGGCGTGACGCTCCGGGCATCCGGGCGCTCGCCCGAGGACGCGTCCCGCTTCCGGGAGATGTTCACCGCCGCCCGATCGGCGGACTGGGCGGAGTTCCTCGCGGACTGCGGCAAGTTCGAGGCCGAGATCGACGAGGAGGTCCGCATCGCCAAGTTCACCCTGGCCGAGCTGGAAGAAGAGAAGCAGAGCCTGGAGCGGCTGCGTCGCTGGCACCGGGACCTGACCGCCCGTGACGTCTTCGGTGCCCCGGAGGCCGCCGAGGCCGGGACGCGCCTCAAGCAGTGCACAGCCATCTGCGAGGACTACGCCGAGCGCTCTTCGGCGCGCTGCACGCGCGTGACGAGGACGCCTTGTGAGCCATCCGCCTGTCGCCCCCTGCTGCCCCGATGCGGGCCATGTGCCCGCTGTACGCGGCGGGGTTCACCGCCGCCTTCGGCGCGCACGGCATCGCCGCCAACCTCGGCGGCTTCTCCGAGGACGCCGTCGCCTCGCTGCTGGTCCTGGACGGTCTGCCCGCCCTGGACGACGGCGCCGAAGTGCTGCTGA
- a CDS encoding diacylglycerol kinase family protein: MRTLEPRPGEHTNLASSATKGLAGNRSARRAALRGTGSLALVSAAVQATAKAVDQLRPLRHPPSGVATSHRTAGAAALATAVTLETPRLGAALIPIAAGIAVSRLRSGAHTPGRVLADAALGVGIAVATCRWWPLHRDEPADSARPKLPVPALPSGEGLVVVVNSDAGGEVPADVELRTLLPKADLRLCEAGEDLHTVLRQAATQVQARGGALGVVGGDGTVNAAAVLAVDNRLPLAVFPGGTLNHFAADLGLPTLKEAADAVEAGRGGAVDLGRITGNGTCTYFLNTFSIGVYPELVRAREARERALGKWPALAIGLLRVLADGAPIDVTVDGQPRRLWLLFAGNSRYDPPGFAPSYRRTLDDGLLDLRIVDGKHPFARTRLVAAFLTGTLARSRVYQETTATRLHIEGAGTGGDYSRDGEVSPAADILVLDKRGHALTVYLPAPQ, encoded by the coding sequence ATGCGAACCCTCGAACCGCGTCCCGGCGAACACACAAACCTCGCTTCCTCGGCCACGAAGGGCCTGGCCGGCAACCGCAGCGCACGCCGGGCCGCCCTGCGCGGTACCGGCTCGCTGGCCCTTGTCTCCGCCGCCGTCCAGGCCACTGCCAAGGCGGTCGACCAGCTCCGACCGCTCCGGCATCCGCCGAGCGGGGTGGCGACCTCTCACCGCACGGCCGGAGCCGCCGCCCTCGCAACTGCTGTCACCCTGGAGACGCCACGGCTGGGGGCCGCCCTCATTCCCATAGCCGCGGGCATCGCCGTCTCCCGCCTCCGTTCCGGAGCACACACGCCCGGCCGCGTTCTCGCGGACGCCGCGCTCGGCGTGGGGATCGCCGTGGCGACCTGCCGCTGGTGGCCGCTGCACCGCGACGAGCCCGCCGACAGCGCCCGGCCGAAGCTCCCGGTTCCCGCTCTTCCGTCCGGCGAGGGTCTTGTCGTGGTCGTCAACAGCGACGCCGGTGGCGAAGTCCCGGCCGACGTCGAACTGCGCACTCTGCTGCCGAAAGCGGACCTGCGGCTCTGCGAAGCAGGCGAGGACCTGCACACCGTGCTTCGGCAGGCCGCCACGCAGGTACAGGCGCGTGGCGGCGCACTGGGCGTGGTCGGGGGCGACGGCACGGTCAACGCGGCAGCCGTGCTGGCCGTCGACAACCGGCTGCCGCTCGCGGTGTTCCCCGGCGGCACCCTCAACCACTTCGCCGCCGACCTCGGACTGCCGACCTTGAAAGAGGCCGCCGACGCGGTAGAGGCGGGCCGCGGCGGCGCCGTCGACCTCGGCCGGATCACCGGCAACGGCACCTGTACCTACTTCCTCAACACCTTCAGCATCGGCGTCTACCCCGAACTCGTCCGGGCCCGCGAAGCCCGCGAGAGGGCCCTCGGCAAATGGCCCGCCCTCGCCATCGGCCTGCTCCGCGTCCTCGCAGACGGCGCCCCCATCGACGTCACCGTTGACGGACAGCCCCGGCGGTTGTGGCTGCTCTTCGCCGGTAACAGCCGCTACGACCCGCCTGGCTTCGCCCCCTCCTACCGCCGCACTCTGGACGACGGCCTCCTCGACCTGCGCATCGTCGACGGGAAGCACCCCTTCGCCCGCACCCGCCTCGTGGCGGCCTTCCTCACCGGAACTCTCGCCCGCTCCCGCGTCTACCAGGAGACCACCGCCACCCGCCTGCACATCGAGGGCGCGGGCACGGGGGGCGACTACAGCCGTGACGGTGAAGTGAGCCCCGCCGCCGACATCCTCGTCCTCGACAAGAGGGGCCACGCCCTCACCGTCTATCTGCCTGCTCCCCAGTGA